The following proteins are co-located in the Billgrantia tianxiuensis genome:
- the phhA gene encoding phenylalanine 4-monooxygenase encodes MTSSHPTLSDVASKTGYRARLPDDSGFIDWPEQDNATWHTLMQRQLGMLEGRVCQEYLDGLERLALPEDRIPQLVDIDRVLHAATGWRTAQVPALIPFDTFFELLANRRFPVATFIRTPEELDYLKEPDIFHEIFGHCPMLTNPAFAEFTATYGRLGLAAEPKERVYLARLYWMTVEFGLVDTPVGRRIYGGGIISSPKETLHALSDVPVHMPFDPIEALRTPYRIDILQPLYYVLDDLSTLHELSQQDIMGMVHRAMELGLHEPRFEPAPKAAKAKA; translated from the coding sequence ATGACGTCATCCCATCCGACCCTCAGCGACGTGGCCAGCAAGACCGGCTATCGTGCGCGACTACCCGACGACAGCGGCTTCATCGACTGGCCCGAACAGGACAACGCCACCTGGCACACGCTGATGCAGCGTCAGCTCGGCATGCTGGAGGGACGCGTCTGCCAGGAGTATCTCGACGGCCTCGAGCGACTGGCCCTGCCCGAGGATCGTATCCCACAACTCGTCGATATCGACCGCGTGCTCCACGCCGCCACCGGCTGGCGCACGGCCCAGGTTCCAGCGTTGATACCTTTCGATACCTTCTTCGAGCTGCTGGCCAACCGGCGCTTTCCGGTGGCCACCTTCATTCGCACCCCGGAGGAGCTCGACTATCTCAAGGAGCCGGATATTTTCCACGAGATCTTCGGCCATTGCCCGATGCTCACCAATCCGGCCTTCGCCGAATTCACCGCCACTTATGGTCGCCTCGGCCTTGCCGCCGAGCCCAAGGAGCGGGTCTACCTGGCGCGGCTCTACTGGATGACCGTGGAGTTCGGCCTGGTGGACACCCCGGTCGGACGGCGCATCTATGGCGGCGGCATCATCTCCTCGCCCAAGGAGACCCTGCATGCGTTGTCGGACGTGCCCGTGCATATGCCGTTCGACCCAATCGAGGCCCTGCGCACGCCCTATCGAATCGACATCCTGCAGCCGCTCTACTACGTGCTTGACGATCTCTCCACCCTGCACGAGCTTTCCCAGCAGGACATCATGGGCATGGTGCACCGGGCCATGGAACTGGGCCTGCACGAACCCCGCTTCGAACCGGCCCCAAAAGCCGCAAAGGCAAAAGCCTGA
- a CDS encoding RecQ family ATP-dependent DNA helicase produces MIDQTLQQVFGYDDFRPGQRPVIEAITAGRSAAAIFPTGSGKSLCYQLPALHLPHLTLVISPLLALMQDQLAFLARHGIAAASIDSGQSREETAAVMEGVKRGEIRILMVSVERLKNERFRAFIRRVPISLLVVDEAHCISEWGHNFRPDYLKLPHYRHEFGIPQVLLLTATATPRVIADMRERFGIAEGDVTATGFYRPNLNLEVAPVPAETRARRLVEWLRPRLGGEPPQPTIVYVTLQQTAERLAAYLSKAGFVATAYHAGLDAETRERIQRDFMAGQTPCIVATIAFGMGIDKADIRNVVHFDLPKSVENYSQEIGRAGRDGQPSDCLMLAGRDHVNVLENFVYGDTPEPHGIRRVIDELIEAAGSTRQWELVLNSLSQHSNIRPLPLKTLLVQLELRDIIAPRYSYFAEYRFRLHDEPEALVSHFEGERSAFVQAILDASQRARTWFSLDFAALERLGEERGLNVERTRVLTALDYFVAQGWMVLESKQMTEVYEVLRHDIDPAALTEELHAYFHDKERAEVERLHAMLALFESEACLSRRLAEWFGDTRAPERCGHCSACRGAIAHLPDPEPLEPLSSEAVARLAGELVQQLSVSDEPHPATPDLLARFLCGLTSPLLTRLKARRLAGFGALEAYRYAEVRELAARSTWADGQASAAPMP; encoded by the coding sequence GTGATCGATCAAACGTTACAGCAGGTCTTCGGCTATGACGACTTCCGCCCCGGGCAGCGCCCCGTCATCGAAGCGATAACCGCCGGCCGTTCGGCGGCGGCGATCTTTCCCACCGGTTCGGGCAAGTCCCTGTGCTACCAGTTGCCGGCCCTGCACCTGCCTCACCTGACGCTGGTCATCTCGCCGCTACTGGCGCTGATGCAGGATCAGTTGGCGTTCCTGGCGCGCCACGGCATCGCCGCCGCCAGTATCGATTCGGGCCAGAGCCGCGAGGAAACGGCGGCGGTGATGGAAGGCGTCAAGCGCGGCGAGATCCGTATCCTCATGGTCTCGGTGGAACGGCTCAAGAACGAGCGCTTTCGCGCCTTCATCCGCCGCGTGCCGATCTCGCTGCTGGTCGTGGACGAGGCCCACTGCATCTCGGAGTGGGGCCATAATTTCCGCCCCGATTACCTCAAGCTGCCCCACTACCGCCATGAGTTCGGCATCCCCCAGGTACTGCTGCTGACCGCCACGGCCACGCCGCGGGTGATCGCCGACATGCGCGAGCGCTTCGGCATCGCCGAGGGCGACGTCACCGCCACCGGCTTCTACCGCCCCAACCTCAACCTGGAAGTTGCGCCGGTGCCGGCCGAAACCCGGGCGCGACGACTGGTCGAGTGGCTCCGCCCCAGGCTGGGCGGCGAACCGCCCCAGCCCACCATCGTCTACGTCACCCTGCAGCAGACCGCCGAACGCCTGGCCGCCTACCTGAGCAAGGCGGGTTTCGTTGCCACCGCCTACCATGCCGGGCTCGACGCCGAAACCCGCGAGCGCATCCAGCGCGACTTCATGGCCGGCCAGACGCCCTGCATCGTCGCCACCATCGCCTTCGGCATGGGCATCGACAAGGCCGACATCCGCAACGTGGTCCACTTCGACCTGCCCAAGTCGGTGGAGAACTACAGCCAGGAGATCGGCCGTGCCGGCCGCGACGGCCAGCCCTCCGACTGCCTGATGCTGGCCGGGCGCGACCACGTCAACGTGCTGGAGAACTTCGTCTACGGCGACACCCCGGAGCCCCACGGCATCCGCCGAGTGATCGACGAGCTGATCGAGGCGGCCGGCAGCACACGCCAGTGGGAGTTGGTGCTCAATTCGCTCTCCCAGCACAGCAACATTCGCCCGCTGCCGCTCAAGACGCTGCTGGTGCAGCTTGAACTGCGCGACATCATCGCACCGCGCTATAGCTACTTCGCCGAGTACCGCTTCCGCCTGCACGACGAGCCCGAGGCGCTGGTATCGCACTTCGAGGGCGAACGCAGCGCCTTCGTGCAGGCGATTCTCGACGCCTCGCAGCGTGCCCGCACATGGTTCAGCCTCGACTTCGCGGCCCTCGAGCGGCTGGGAGAAGAGCGCGGCCTCAACGTCGAGCGCACCCGCGTACTCACCGCGCTGGACTATTTCGTCGCCCAGGGCTGGATGGTGCTCGAGAGCAAGCAGATGACCGAAGTCTACGAGGTGCTGCGCCACGACATCGACCCGGCGGCCCTGACCGAGGAGCTGCACGCCTATTTCCACGACAAGGAGCGGGCCGAGGTCGAGCGTCTGCACGCCATGCTGGCGCTGTTCGAGAGCGAGGCGTGCCTGAGTCGCCGGCTGGCCGAGTGGTTCGGCGATACCCGAGCACCCGAGCGCTGCGGCCACTGCTCGGCCTGTCGCGGCGCCATCGCTCACCTGCCCGACCCCGAGCCACTAGAGCCGCTGTCGAGCGAGGCCGTCGCACGACTCGCGGGCGAACTGGTGCAGCAACTGTCCGTCAGCGACGAGCCTCATCCTGCCACCCCAGACCTGCTGGCACGCTTCCTGTGCGGCCTGACCAGCCCCCTGCTCACCCGCCTCAAGGCGCGGCGCCTGGCGGGCTTCGGCGCGCTGGAAGCGTATCGCTACGCGGAGGTGCGGGAACTCGCCGCTCGCTCGACATGGGCGGACGGTCAAGCGTCGGCGGCGCCGATGCCATAG
- a CDS encoding dienelactone hydrolase family protein produces MTLTPRSIVLDADGVSLEGDLILPEGATGIVVFAHGSGSSRLSSRNRQVARHLAENGLATLLFDLLTPEENVVDERTRQLRFDIPLIGTRMTAAVGWVATADLTRHLSIGLFGASTGAAAALIAAAERPEQVRAVVSRGGRPDLAGRHLAQVKVPTLLLVGGWDEPVIELNEKAREQMTAASECELVIVPGATHLFEEPGKLEEVERHAARFFLNHL; encoded by the coding sequence ATGACGCTCACGCCCAGGAGTATCGTGCTCGATGCCGACGGCGTCTCGCTGGAAGGCGACTTGATCCTGCCCGAAGGCGCAACCGGCATCGTGGTGTTTGCCCATGGCAGTGGCAGCAGTCGCCTCAGCAGCCGCAATCGCCAGGTGGCGCGGCATCTTGCCGAGAACGGGCTGGCGACGCTGCTCTTCGACCTGCTGACACCGGAGGAGAACGTCGTCGACGAGCGCACCCGGCAGCTGCGCTTCGACATTCCACTGATCGGTACGCGCATGACCGCGGCAGTGGGCTGGGTCGCCACGGCCGATCTCACCCGGCACCTCTCGATTGGCCTGTTCGGTGCCAGCACCGGGGCGGCGGCTGCGTTGATCGCTGCTGCCGAGCGCCCGGAACAGGTGCGTGCGGTGGTGTCCCGCGGCGGACGGCCTGACCTGGCCGGGCGGCACCTGGCGCAGGTGAAGGTGCCTACGCTTTTGCTGGTGGGAGGCTGGGACGAACCAGTGATAGAGCTCAACGAGAAGGCCAGGGAGCAGATGACCGCCGCGAGCGAGTGTGAGCTGGTGATCGTGCCTGGCGCCACGCATCTGTTCGAGGAGCCCGGCAAGCTCGAGGAGGTCGAGCGCCACGCTGCCCGCTTTTTCCTGAATCATCTATAG
- a CDS encoding ComEA family DNA-binding protein, whose protein sequence is MKGVIKATLLALALSFGSLAMAQDVAPINVNTADAELLTELPGVGPSRAQAIIEYREANGNFESADDLTQVSGIGPATVDSFRDQVTFQ, encoded by the coding sequence ATGAAGGGAGTCATCAAGGCAACCTTGCTGGCGCTGGCACTGAGTTTCGGCTCACTGGCCATGGCTCAGGATGTGGCACCGATCAACGTCAACACCGCCGATGCGGAATTGCTCACCGAACTGCCGGGTGTCGGCCCGAGCCGGGCCCAGGCGATCATCGAGTACCGCGAAGCCAACGGCAATTTCGAGAGCGCCGACGACCTGACCCAGGTCAGCGGTATCGGGCCGGCCACCGTGGACAGTTTCCGCGATCAGGTCACTTTCCAGTAG
- a CDS encoding DUF99 family protein, with protein MATTGRTFSHIVGFDDCPFPRGHRGDVPIVGTVFSGLRLEGVLSGKVRRDGANSTRELIRLAGSSRFAAHLQLIMLQGVALAGFNVIDVPRLHAELGLPVLVVARRAPRQGGMRRALLERIPGGARKWALVERLGEMEPLAGVYVQRMGLSAEEAAAAILATTPHGSVPEPLRVAHLIAGGVATGESSGRV; from the coding sequence ATGGCGACCACCGGACGCACATTCTCGCATATCGTCGGTTTCGACGATTGTCCGTTCCCGCGCGGCCATCGCGGCGATGTGCCCATCGTCGGTACGGTGTTCTCGGGGCTGCGCCTGGAGGGGGTGCTTTCCGGCAAGGTACGCCGGGATGGCGCCAACAGCACCCGGGAGCTCATTCGCCTGGCCGGCAGTTCGCGCTTTGCCGCGCATCTGCAACTGATCATGCTGCAGGGCGTCGCCCTGGCCGGTTTCAACGTCATCGACGTGCCGCGCCTGCACGCCGAGCTGGGGCTGCCGGTGCTGGTGGTGGCGCGCCGGGCACCGCGCCAGGGTGGCATGCGCCGGGCCCTGCTCGAGCGCATTCCCGGCGGTGCCCGCAAATGGGCGCTGGTCGAGCGTCTCGGGGAGATGGAGCCACTGGCAGGCGTCTACGTTCAGCGCATGGGATTGAGCGCGGAGGAGGCGGCCGCGGCGATTCTCGCCACCACGCCCCATGGCAGCGTGCCCGAGCCGCTGCGCGTGGCGCACCTGATTGCCGGCGGGGTGGCCACGGGGGAGAGCAGCGGGCGCGTGTAG
- a CDS encoding FxsA family protein, producing MPLLFFISLFTLLDFIVLFSVGSQIGLLPTLVLVLTTGFIGLYLIRQEGTATLARARQRMAQGELPSSELLTGAALIFGGALMLAPGFLSDALGLLCVVPGARRLLARLLALANLRLLGMAYRGPSRDRHQGNDWNQEESHAREGSGGQRTSEHGEPLEGDFIGRDEPRR from the coding sequence ATGCCGTTACTGTTCTTCATCTCGCTTTTCACCCTGCTCGACTTCATCGTGCTCTTTTCCGTTGGCAGCCAAATCGGTCTCCTGCCCACTCTGGTCCTGGTACTCACTACCGGGTTCATAGGGCTCTACCTGATCCGCCAGGAAGGCACCGCCACGTTGGCTCGCGCTCGACAGCGCATGGCACAGGGCGAACTCCCCTCGAGCGAATTGCTGACCGGCGCGGCACTGATCTTCGGCGGTGCCCTGATGCTCGCTCCCGGCTTCCTTTCCGATGCGCTCGGCCTGCTGTGTGTCGTGCCCGGCGCACGTCGGCTGCTGGCCCGTCTATTGGCGCTGGCGAATCTTCGCCTGCTTGGCATGGCCTACCGGGGCCCCTCCCGGGATAGGCACCAGGGCAATGACTGGAACCAGGAAGAATCTCACGCACGGGAGGGCTCCGGAGGCCAGCGCACCAGCGAACACGGGGAACCGCTGGAAGGCGATTTCATCGGTCGTGACGAACCGCGCCGGTAA
- a CDS encoding SDR family oxidoreductase has protein sequence MKLDKSVIAITGGARGLGFAMARRLGRQGATLALMDLDTDALDKAVSTLHAEGIEAGAFRLNVADETSVKQAFGDVAASLGPVAGLVNNAGILRDALLVKAKDGKVEKTMSLEQWQSVIDVNLTGVFLCGREAASQMVEANQGGVIVNISSISRAGNMGQSNYAAAKAAVVALTTTWAKELARYGIRVGAVAPGFIETDMTASMREDMLEKLTAGVPLKRLGDPDHIAQSVAFIFENDYFTGRVIECDGGLRL, from the coding sequence ATGAAACTGGACAAGAGCGTAATAGCCATTACCGGCGGAGCCCGCGGCCTTGGTTTTGCCATGGCGCGTCGCTTGGGTCGCCAGGGTGCCACGCTGGCACTGATGGACCTGGATACCGATGCGTTGGACAAGGCTGTCTCCACGCTGCATGCGGAAGGCATCGAGGCAGGCGCGTTCCGGCTCAACGTGGCGGATGAAACATCCGTGAAGCAGGCCTTTGGCGACGTGGCTGCGTCGCTTGGGCCGGTTGCAGGCTTGGTCAACAACGCCGGCATCCTGCGCGATGCCCTGCTGGTGAAGGCCAAGGACGGCAAGGTGGAAAAGACCATGTCGCTCGAACAGTGGCAATCGGTCATCGACGTCAACCTCACCGGGGTCTTCCTGTGCGGCCGTGAGGCGGCCAGCCAGATGGTCGAGGCTAATCAGGGTGGCGTCATCGTCAATATCTCGAGCATCTCCCGCGCCGGCAACATGGGGCAGAGCAACTACGCAGCCGCCAAGGCCGCCGTGGTCGCGCTCACCACGACCTGGGCCAAGGAGCTGGCACGTTACGGGATTCGTGTAGGGGCGGTGGCGCCGGGCTTCATCGAGACCGACATGACCGCTTCGATGCGTGAGGACATGCTCGAGAAGCTGACGGCGGGCGTGCCGCTCAAGCGCTTGGGCGATCCGGACCACATTGCCCAGAGCGTGGCCTTCATCTTCGAGAACGATTACTTCACTGGCCGCGTGATCGAATGTGACGGAGGGCTGCGCCTGTAG
- a CDS encoding sigma-54-dependent transcriptional regulator, translating to MRLRFHCQNRIGILRDIVSHFVDYGLNVARGEVGGEHGNAIYLHIPNLLNAQLATLKPELEAVPGVFGVRRVSLMPSERRHLELDALLSSLSDPVMSIDMEGHIVAANRAAGQLLGVRIDEVPGLSLNRYLPDVDLPALIRRNNARVNGLRIKLRDATFLADIAPLHREHHDDVASLAGAVVTLHSADRIGERIYQVQRQELRGFDALFQASPRLAALIREARRMAPLDAPLLIHGETGTGKELLARACHLASARGQAPFMALNCAGLPESMAETELFGYAPGAFEGARPEGKLGLLEMTAGGTIFLDEVGEMSPRLQVKLLRFLQDGGFRRVGSDDETYLDVRVICATQQDLPKLCAEGLFRQDLYHRLNVLSLAVPPLRDCLDGIEAMALHFIDRAARQIGCRMPSLSPAALARLSTYHWPGNVRQLENVLFQAVSLCEGDAIEPSHLRLPDVGEAPGLAGVDLDGSLADIMSDVERRVLAALYPQYPSSRQLAKRLGVSHTTIANKLRSYGIGAADA from the coding sequence ATGAGATTGAGGTTTCATTGCCAGAACCGTATCGGCATTCTGCGCGACATCGTTTCGCATTTCGTCGACTACGGCCTCAACGTGGCACGTGGCGAAGTGGGCGGTGAGCATGGCAATGCCATCTATCTGCACATTCCCAATTTGCTCAATGCGCAGCTGGCTACGCTGAAACCGGAGCTGGAGGCGGTCCCTGGTGTATTCGGTGTGCGCCGGGTCAGCCTGATGCCTAGCGAGCGGCGCCACCTCGAACTCGATGCGCTGCTGTCGTCGCTCTCCGACCCGGTGATGTCGATCGACATGGAGGGACACATCGTGGCCGCCAACCGTGCTGCTGGGCAGCTGCTCGGGGTGCGTATCGACGAGGTGCCGGGGCTGTCGCTCAACCGCTACCTGCCCGACGTGGATCTGCCGGCGTTGATTCGGCGCAACAATGCGCGAGTCAACGGCCTGCGCATCAAGTTGCGCGATGCGACCTTCCTGGCCGACATCGCGCCGCTACACCGCGAGCATCACGACGACGTGGCCTCCCTGGCCGGCGCCGTGGTGACCCTGCACAGCGCCGACCGGATCGGTGAGCGCATCTACCAGGTGCAGCGCCAGGAGCTACGCGGCTTCGATGCGCTGTTCCAGGCGAGCCCCAGGCTGGCCGCGCTGATTCGTGAGGCGCGGCGCATGGCGCCGCTGGACGCGCCGCTGCTGATCCACGGCGAGACCGGAACCGGCAAGGAGCTGCTGGCCCGGGCGTGTCATCTGGCCAGCGCCCGCGGCCAGGCGCCGTTCATGGCGCTCAATTGTGCCGGCCTGCCGGAGTCGATGGCCGAAACGGAGCTATTCGGCTATGCACCGGGCGCCTTCGAGGGGGCTCGCCCCGAGGGCAAGCTCGGGCTGCTGGAAATGACCGCGGGCGGTACCATCTTCCTCGACGAGGTGGGGGAAATGAGCCCGCGGCTGCAGGTCAAGCTGCTGCGCTTCCTGCAGGACGGCGGTTTTCGCCGGGTGGGCAGCGACGATGAGACCTACCTCGACGTGCGGGTGATCTGTGCCACCCAGCAGGACCTGCCCAAACTCTGTGCCGAAGGCCTCTTCCGACAGGACCTCTACCACCGGCTCAACGTGCTGTCGCTGGCGGTGCCGCCGCTGCGCGATTGTCTCGACGGCATCGAGGCCATGGCGCTGCACTTCATCGATCGTGCCGCACGCCAGATCGGCTGTCGCATGCCGTCGCTCTCTCCCGCGGCGCTGGCCAGGCTCTCCACCTATCACTGGCCCGGCAACGTGCGCCAGCTGGAGAACGTGCTGTTCCAGGCGGTATCGCTGTGCGAGGGCGATGCCATCGAACCCTCGCACCTGCGTCTGCCGGACGTGGGCGAGGCGCCGGGCCTCGCGGGGGTCGATCTGGACGGCAGCCTGGCCGACATCATGAGTGACGTGGAGCGCCGCGTGCTGGCGGCACTCTATCCGCAATACCCTTCCAGCCGACAACTGGCCAAACGTCTCGGCGTGTCGCACACCACCATTGCCAACAAGCTGCGCAGCTATGGCATCGGCGCCGCCGACGCTTGA